The Saccopteryx leptura isolate mSacLep1 chromosome 2, mSacLep1_pri_phased_curated, whole genome shotgun sequence genome has a window encoding:
- the CISD3 gene encoding CDGSH iron-sulfur domain-containing protein 3, mitochondrial, with amino-acid sequence MDRVSALLRPVAWKLNQSRDISSWLAKWFPKTPAKPVVALKTPIKVELVAGKTYRWCVCGCSKNQPFCDGSHFFQHTGLSPLKFKAQETRRVALCTCKATQKPPYCDGTHRSERVQKAEVGSPL; translated from the exons ATGGACCGAGTGAGCGCGCTCCTGCGACCAGTGGCCTGG AAGCTGAACCAGAGCCGTGACATCTCTTCCTGGCTG GCCAAATGGTTCCCCAAAACCCCAGCCAAGCCTGTGGTGGCCCTGAAAACACCCATCAAGGTGGAGCTAGTGGCAGGGAAAACCTacaggtggtgtgtgtgtggctgcAGCAAGAATCAG CCTTTCTGTGACGGCTCCCACTTCTTCCAACACACTGGCCTCTCCCCACTCAAGTTCAAAGCCCAGGAGACCCGAAGAGTGGCCTTATGTACCTGCAAGGCCACCCAGAAGCCCCCGTACTGCGATGGCACGCACAGGAGTGAGAGGGTGCAGAAGGCAGAAGTGGGCTCCCCACTCTGA